Part of the Solwaraspora sp. WMMA2065 genome is shown below.
ATCGGGGTGTCCGGGTCGTATCCGTGTACCTGCCACAGGTCGATGTAGTCGGTGCCGAGCCGCCGCAACGAGGCGTCGAGGGTACGCAGCAGATGCCAACGGGAGGTGTCGCGCCGCCGTGGCCCGCCCGGCCGTAGCCCGGCCTTGGTCGCGATGACCAGATCCTCGCGGGGCACCATGCTGTCCAGCAGCGAACCAATGACCGCCTCGGCGTCGCCGTCGCCGTACACGTCGGCGGTGTCGATCAGATTGCCCCCGGCGTCCAGGTAACTCTTCAGTTGCGCCGCGGCGTCGTCGGCGTCGGTGTCCCGGCCCCAGGTCATGGTGCCGAGCGCGAGCCGGGAGACCGCCAGCCCGCTGCGGCCGAGCGGTCGCTGCTGCATGGATGCACCTTAAGCAGATCCTGGCGGTACGGACATCCTCACTCCCGCCGTCGTCCGCTGCCGACCGGCACCGAGCCGGTCGGCGAGTCACCCGGCCGGTTGTCTAATGGCGGCGGACGATTGCGTACCCTGGTGCGGCTTGGCCACGGCCGCTGCCCGGCAGCGCCGTCGACGCCCCGCCTGGCGGGGGATGGGGGATGACTGGGAGTGCGACTCGGACTCAATCTCGGCTACCTCACGGGCGCTGGCTCGCCGGCCGACCAACTGGCGCTCGTCCAGGAGGCGGAGCGGCTCGGCTACACGGTGGTCTGGGCCGCCGAGGCGTACGGGTCCGACTCGCCGAGTCTGCTCGCCTGGCTGGCCGGCCAGACCAGCCGGATCGACGTGGGTTCGGCGGTGATGCAGATCCCGGCCCGGACCCCGGCGTCGACCGCGATGACCGCCGCCACCATCGACACGTTGTCCGGTGGCCGGTTCCGGCTCGGCCTGGGGGTCTCCGGTCCGCAGGTCTCCGAGGGCTGGCACGGTGTACGGTTCGGTCAGCCGTTGGCCAGGACCCGCGAGTACGTGGAGATCGTCCGGCTCGCGGTCGGACGCCAGCGGGTCGAGTATGCGGGCACGCACTACACCCTGCCGCTGCCCGATGGCCCGGGCAAGGTCTTGAAGCTCAACTTCCGCCCGCCCCGGCCGCGGATTCCCGTGTATCTGGCCGCGGTCGGCCCCCGCAACCTCGAACTGGCCGGCGAGATCGCCGACGGCTGGCTGGCGGTCTTCTTCTCGCCCAGCACCGCCGCCGACCAGTTGGCGTTGATCGCCGCCGGCCGGGCCCGCACCGGTCGCGACCTCACCGGCTTCGACGTGGTGCCGGCCGTGCCGGTGGTGGTCGGCGACGACGTCGCCGCCTGCGCCGACCTGCTGCGCGGGTACGCCGCGCTGTACGTCGGCGGGATGGGCAGCCGGACGCAGAACTTCTACCACCAGTTGGCCACCCGGATGGGCTTCGGGGCCGCCGCAGACGAGGTGCAGGACCATTATCTGGCCGGCCGGCTGCGGGAGGCTGCAGCCGCCGTACCGCTGGAATTCATCGATCAGACCGCGCTGCTGGGCCCGCCGGACCGGATCGCGCAGCGCATCGGCGAGTATGCCGCCGCGGGCGTGACCACCCTGTCGGTCAGCCTGTTCGACGCCGACACCGAGGCGCGGTTGGCGACGCTGCGGACTGTGGCGCGGGCCCTCGACGTGGCCGGGGTGGGGCGGTGAGCTGGGTCGAGGTCATCGTGCTCGGCGTGGTGCAGGGGCTCACCGAGTTCCTGCCGATCAGCTCGTCGGCGCATCTGCGGATCACCTCGGCGCTGTTCTTCGAGGCGGACGCGGGGGCCTCCTTCACCGCCGTGACCCAGTTGGGCACCGAGGCTGCGGTGCTGCTCTATTTCGCCAAGGACATCTGGCGGATCACCCGGACCTGGGTCGTTGGTATCTGGGATCCCTCGGTACGCGGCGAGCCGGACTACCGGATGGGCTGGTACGTCATCGTCGGGTCGATCCCGATCGGGGTGATCGGCCTGCTGTTCAAGGATCAGATCCGCGACGGTCTGCGGAACCTGTGGATCACGGCGACCGTGCTGATTGTGTTCGCGCTGGTCCTCGCCGTCGCGGAGTACCTCGGCCGGCAGACCCGTACCCTGGAGCGGTTGACCCTGCGGGACGGCGTGGTCATGGGTTTCGCCCAGGCGATGGCGCTCATCCCGGGCGTCTCCCGGTCCGGTGGCACACTGACCGCCGGACTGTTGCTGAACCTCACCCGGGAGGCGGCCGCGCGGTTCTCCTTCCTGCTGGCCATTCCCGCGGTGGTGATGTCCGGGCTGTTCAGCCTGCCCGACGTGTTCGACCCGCAGGGCCGGGCACCCACGGCGGCCCAGATGGTGGTGGCGACCGCCATCGCGTTCGTGGTCGGCTACGCGGCGATCGCCTGGTTGCTGCGCTATGTCGCGCATCACACCCTGTACGCCTTCGTGCTCTATCGGGTGGCGCTCGGTTCCCTCGTGATGGCGCTGCTGGTCACCGGCACCATTTCCGCCACCTGAGGGACCCGACCCGACTGCTGACCGGGTCGGTCGCCGGCCCGGCACGCAGCCGCCCCCCGTAGGCTGGTTTGGTGGCGACGTTGGTACTTCTGCGACATGGTCGGACGACCGCCAACGCTGCGGGCGGTCTGGCCGGCCGGCAGCCGGTCGAGCTCGACGAGACCGGCCAGGAGCAGGCCCGGGCGGTCGGCGCCCGGCTGGCCGGGCTGCCCTGGGCACAGGTGGTCAGCAGCCCGCTGGTCCGATGCCGGCAGACCCTGGCGCTGACCGTTCCCGAGGCGACCCCGGCGATCGACGACGGCCTGATCGAGTGCGGGTACGGCGAGTGGGAGGGCCAGTCTCTGCGGTCACTGGTGAAACAGCCGCTGTGGCGGGTCGTGCAGGAGCATCCGAGTGCCGCGGTGTTCCCCGGCGGGGAGGCGCTGGCCGCGGTCGCAGCCCGCGCGGTGGCTGCGGTACGGCACTGGAACGGTGTGGTGGACGCCGAACGGGGGCCCGACGCTCTCTGGCTGGCCTGCACCCACGGCGATGTGATCAAGGCCATCGTGGCCGATGCGCTCGGCCTGCACCTGGACCTGTTCCAGCGGATCGTGGCCGATCCCGCCTCGTTGACGGTAATCCGGTACACGGCGACCCGGCCGTTCCTGGTGCGGCTCAACGACACCGGCGGTGACCTGGCCGGGTTGGTGCCGGCGAAACAGCGTCGGCCGAGGCGACGGGGTGGGTCGGCCGATTCCGATTCCGATGCCGCTGTCGGCGGCGGCGCCGGTGCCGGCGGACGTGACCGGCAGTGAGCGTACCGGTCAATCGGGTCGGTGCGTTACCGGATCGACCCGGACGCCCGATAGGGTCGATGACATGACCCACCAGGTGCATGCCTTCGAGCCGCCGGAGCGGTTCGTCGCGGGGACCGTCGGGCCGCCGGGGGAGCGGATGTTCTTCCTGCAGGCCCGGGGTGGCGGTCGCGTGGTCAGCGTGGCCCTGGAGAAGGTCCAGGTGTCGCTGCTGGCCGAGAAGCTCGAGGAGCTGCTGGCCGAGGCGCAGCGGCGGTTCGGTGTCGACGTGCCGGAACTACCGACCGGGCAGTCGGACAACGAACCGCTGGAGACGCCGGTCGACGAGGAGTTCCGGGTCGGCACGCTCGGCCTGGCCTTCGACGTGGACACCACCACCGTCGTCATCGAGGCCATCGCCGCCGGCGAGCCGGAAGCCGGGCTCGAAACCGGCGACGACGACGGCCTGCTCGACGACGATGACGACGACGACACCGAGGACGAGGTCGACGCCAGCCTGGACCGGCTCCGGGTCCGGCTGACCCCGGCGGCGGCCCGCGGCTTCATAGATCGGGCACGCCGGGTGGTGGCCGCCGGCCGTCCACCCTGTCCGCTCTGTGGTCAGCCGCTGGACCCGCGCGGCCACCTCTGTCCACGGCACAACGGCTACCACCGCTGAGGTGATGGAGACGGGCCGGCAGCCGGCGGTGGACCGGGACGCCACCGTGCTGCGATTGCTCCGTACCGGCGAGATGCGGCTCGAAGGCCAGTTGATCGACGCATCGAACACGACGTTGCGGGCTGTCATCGAGGCCGACGGGACAGCGATCCGGTGCGTGTACAAGCCAGTCCGCGGCGAGCGTCCACTGTGGGATTTTCCGGACGGCACGTTGGCCGGCCGGGAGGTCGCCGCCCACCTGGTGGCACAGGCGCTCGGGTGGCCGTTGGTACCGCCGACGGTGTTGCGGGACGGTCCGATCGGTCCGGGTGCCTGCCAGCTGTGGATCGACGAGCCGGACGGATCGGTGCCGCTGGTCGACTTCGTCGCGGCCGACCAGGTGCCGACCGACTGGCTGCCGGTGGCGGCGGCCCGGGACACCGACGGCAGGCCGTACGCCTTGGCGCATGCCGACGATCCGCGGCTGGCCCGACTCGCGGTGTTCGACGTCCTGGTCAACAACGCCGACCGCAAGGGCGGGCACGTGCTGGCCGGGACGGACAACCAGGTGTACGGCGTCGACCACGGGCTGTGCTTCCATGTCGACGACAAGCTGCGTACGGTCTTGTGGGGCTGGTCCGGCCGTCCGTTGCCACCGGAGGCCGGGTCGGCGTTGCGTCAGCTGCGTACGGCGGTCGACGCGAAGCTGGGCGGGCAGCTGGCGTCGCTGCTCACCCAGGCCGAGGTCACCCAGCTGGGCGGGCGGGTCGACGCACTGATCGAGGCCGGGTGCTTTCCGCCGCCGCCGGCGACGCGTAGCGCTATTCCCTGGCCGCCGATGTGATTCGTCTGCCGTTCTCCGGTGCCGCCGGCACCCTGGATAGGGTGGCGGCATGGACTCCTGGACCGGTCATGAGGTGCCCCGGCTGCCCGGCACGGGTGTGCCGTTGGCGCTGTTCGACTCTGCTCGGCGGGCGGTGGCACCGACCCGGCCGGTCGACCCTGCGACGATGTACGTATGCGGGATCACCCCGTATGACGCCACCCACCTGGGGCACGCCGCGACCATGCTCGCGTTCGATCTGGTGCAGCGGATGTGGCGGGACGCCGGGCACCGGGTGCGGTACGTGCAGAACGTCACCGATGTCGATGATCCGCTGCTGGAGCGGGCGGCCCGCGACGGGGAGGACTGGATTGTTCTCGCGATGCGGGAGACCGCGCTGTTCCGGGAGGACATGGAGGCGTTGCGGATCATCCCGCCGGACCACTACGTGGGTGCGGTGGAATCGATCCCGGCCATCGCCGAGCGGGTCGGCGCCCTTCTTGACCGCGGTGCCGGCTACCGGCTGGCCGACGGCACCGGTGACGTGTACTTCGACGTGGCCGCCGCGCCGCGGTTCGGCTACGAGTCGAATCTGTCCCGGGAGCAAATGTTGACCTTCGCCGCTGAGCGGGGTGGCGATCCGCAGCGTCCGGGTAAACGTGACCCGCTGGACCCGCTGCTGTGGCGCGGTGCCCGCGACGGTGAACCGGCCTGGGACGGCGGTGCGCTGGGCCCCGGCCGACCGGGCTGGCACATCGAGTGCGCGGTGATCGCACTGGGTCTGCTGGGTGACCGGATCGACGTCCAGGGCGGCGGCAACGACCTGCTGTTCCCCCATCACGAGTGTTCCGCCGCGCACGCGGAGGTGCTGACCGGCACCGGCCCGTTCGCCGCCCACTACGCGCACGCCGGCATGATCGGCCTCAACGGGGAGAAGATGTCCAAGTCCCGGGGCAACCTGGTCTTCGTCTCCCGGCTGCGGGGCGACGGGGTGCCACCGATGGCTCTGCGGCTGGCGCTGATCTCCGGGCACTACCGGGCTGATCGCCAGTGGACCGACGACACCCTCAAAAGCGGTCAGCAGCGGTGGCACCGGTGGCGCGAGGCCGCCCGGTGTGACGCTGGGCCGTCCGGCGCGGAGCTGCTCGCCGGGGTCCGCGGCCGGCTGGCCGACGATCTCGACACCCCTGGCGCGTTGGCCCTGATCGACGAGTGGGCCGACCACGCGCTCGCCGGCACCGGTGCGGATCCGCAGGCACCGACGCTGATGGCCGAGACCTGCGACGCCCTGCTCGGTGTGCGCCTGCACGACTGACTCGGTTGACCGTACCGGTGTCCGGTCGGGTCCTGCAGCGGCGCCGGACCCGACCGGACTTCGTGGACAGGTCAGTTCGGCGTGCAGGTCAGGGTCGGTGCCACCGGCGTGCCGGTGGCCGAGCCGAGCAGGCCGAAGCTGGTGGACGCTCCGGACCCGATGCTGCCGTTGTAGCTGACGTTGGTGGCGGTGACGGCCGAACCGTTGCTGCTGACCGTGGCGTTCCACGCCTGGGTGACCTGCTGTCCGGTGGGATTGGTCCAGTTCAACGTCCAGCGGCTGATCGGCGTACCGCCGGCAGTCACCCGCACTTCGGCCTGGAAGCCGCCCTGCCAGGTGGCGACGATGGAGAAGGTTGCGGTACAGCCGCCCGGCGCCGGGGTGGTGGGTGGTGCGGTGGTCGGGGCCGGGGTCCCGCCGAAGTTCACGTCGCTGCAGAAGTAGTAGGTCTGGTCGGCGTGGCTGGCCTTCCAGATCAGGTAGACGATGTGCCGGCCGGTCCTGCCGGGCGCGCTGACTGGGATGTCGACCGACACGCCGTTGAGGTTCGGGTTGCTGGTCCGGGTGCCCTCACCGGGGTCCGCGCCGTCGGTGGTCCACACCAGCTCCAGATCGCTCCAGCGCAGTCGCTGGGTGAGTGGGTTGAAACCCTGCCGGGTGACGTACACCAGGTGGTAGTCGGCACCGTGCAGCGCCTGGTCGTGGTACGTGAGCGTGAAGTTCGTGCCGACGTTGGCGGCACGCCAGTTGCCGGGTTGGTCCAGTGCGGCATACCGGACACCGCCGGTGTTGCCGGCGCTGCACAGCTGACCGTCGGGGATGTGTGCCTGGTGCTGGCCGTTGACCCCGTCGATGTAAAGACTGTTCCAGTTCCACATGGCGGTGGAGTCTGCCTGCCAGGCCTGCCAGCACATCGGGTCCTCGGTGGCCATCCGGGGGTTCTGAAAGTCGCTGGCCCAGCGTTCGTAGCACCCGTAGTTGCGTGACGGTGGGGCGATCGATGAGCCGTGTGCGGCGGCTACGTCGGCCAGCGCGGTGGTGAACAGCAACGCGGCGACAGCCGCAACGGTGAGTACCCGGCGCAGGGGTGCCCACGGGGTGACGGTGAGGGAAGGCATGTCTGCTCCCGGACAAGGTTGGACGGCGGTGGCGGGGTTTGCCGGGACACAGGCGTTCCCGCCGGATCGGACGGCGGGTAGCCCGGTCCCGCCGTGCCGCGCGGCCCTCGCGACAGTCCCGTGCCGAGATTCACATGCCTCGATTTTCAAGTCAATAGTTTGAATGGAAAACAAAGTAAGCCGCAAGAAGTACCTGGTCAGCCGAGTACGAGACCGGGATCTGGGTCCGGATCCGGCATGGGTGCCGGGACCCGGTACTCTTCGGTCAAGGTGGTCACCGGGCCGGGCCAGGTCGCCTGGGCCACCTCGATCGGTCGCCGGTCGCCGTCGTAGGCCACGTGCAGCAGATGTAGCACCGGGGTGTCCGGACGAATTCGGAGCAGCTGCGCCTCCTGTCGGCTGGGCTGACGGGCGCTGAGCACGTCGCGCGCCCAGACGTATCGTCGGCCCGTCACCTCCTCGGCCTCCTGGTAGGTGGGTCGGCCGAACGGCTCGGCCCGCTCCAGGCTGGTGCCGGCGGCGTCGGCCACTCGGAACCAGGAGGCTCCCACCTCGACCGGGGAGTCCTCGGTGCGCACCAGGTGCCGGCGGACGATCAGCTCGGTGCCGTCAGTGACGCCGAACGCGTCGGCCACCTCGGGTACCGCCGGAGCGCGGCCGACCTCGGTCAGCTGCTGCCGGTAGCGCGCCGCCAGGTCGGCGTGGTATCCGCGGTGTCCGCCGTACCGGCCACGGGCGAGCCTGTTGAGTCGGCGTCGGGTGCCCCGGACGAACGTGCCGGAGCCCGGCTTGGTGATCAACAGTCCTTCGACGCGGAGCTGATCGACGGTACGCTGGGCGGTCTGCTTGGCCACACCGTACATTTCGGCGAGGGCGGGGATGGCGGGCAGCCGTTCGCCGGGTGCCCACTCGCCGCGGCGGATCCGTTCTCGAATCAGGTCGGCGATCTGGCGGTGTGGAACCTCGGCGGCTCCAGGATTGACCTGCATCTCTACGGACCGACCACCCTTCAACCGATATACCTAGCATCCTAGGATAACAGAGGGAGTGTGTCCAGCCCGACCACCGCCAGACAACACCCATCGGCGTGACCAGTAACCGGACGCACCAGCCCGACCACTCGTCAATCAGCGTCCGACGACGGTCACCGCTTGCGGGCGATCAGTGCGCCGTTCGCCCCGGGGGCGTCGAAGACCACGGTACGGATGGAGCCGAACCCGGCGTCGGCCAACCAATCGGCGTACTCGGTCTCCGAGTAGTTGCGCCCGCCCTCCGTCTCCACCAGCATGTTCATCCCCATGAGGGCGGCCTCGGGTGGACCGGTGCGTTCGGGGTTGAGCAGCAACTCGCAGACGACGATCGTGCCGCCTGACGGCAGCGCGTCGTGGCAGCGGGTCAGCAGCGCCCGGTTGGTCGGTTCATCCCAGTCGTGCAGGATCATGCTGAGCAGGATGACGTCATGTCCCTGCGGCAGCTTCTCGTCGACGAAGAAGTCACCGGTGACCGTGTCGATCCGGTCGGCCAGACCGGCGGCGGCGGCCTTCTCCGCAGCGACCGGCACGACATGTAGCAGGTCGTAGACGCTCGCCCGCAGATGCGGGTACCGCCGGCACAACTCGATGGGGTACGCGCCCGACCCGCCGCCCAGATCGAGTAGCCGGTGATGGGCGCTGAAGTCGTAGGCCTCACCCAGCGCGCGGGCGGTGAAGATCGACGCGGCGTACATAGCCTCCAGAAACAGGTTCAGGATCCGCGGATCCACGTCGGCGAAGAGCGACTCCTGGGTGTCCGGGTCCCAGGTCAGTGGCCGGTCGGTACGCAACGCCTCACCGATGCGATGCCACGGTAGGTAGGTACGTTCGTCGCAGTAGCGAACCTGACCGCCGAAGTAGTAGGGGCGGCCGGCTACCAGGAACTCCTCGGCGATCGGCGCGTTGCGGTAGCTGTCGGAGCCGGGTTGCTTGGTGAGCAGTCCGAGCGAGGCGCAGGCGGCGAGCAGAGTGCCCGCTGGGCGCTCAGCCAGCCCGTACTCGTCGCACAGCTGCCCGACGGTGATGGTCCGTCCGCCGGCGAGCCTGGTGAACAGGTTCAGCTCGACGGCGGCGGCCAGGGTCTTGAAGCTCCAGAAACCGGTCACCAGACGCATAAGAGGGGTGGGGGTTAGCATCCGGACATTTTCCGGTAAAGGGCCGCCCGACTGACGGAGCTGTCAGTTAGCCGATAGATCCGGGTCGGGTATCCGTCCGGCCGGTCACCACGAACCGGCTGTCGGGCCGGCCGACCCACCCCTGCGGCGCAGGTACTTCTCGAACTCCTGGGCGATCTCGTCACCGGTCAGCGGCTGGATACCAGCGTCGCCGACCCGTTCCTCCAACTCGCGGACATACTCGCCCAGCTCGGCGTCCTGCTCGGCGGTGGTCCGTACCCGGGCCTCCCACTTGGCCGCCTCCTCGGCCATGTCGGCCATCGGAACCGGCAGGTCGAGAACGTCCTCCACCCGGTGCAGCAGCGCCAGTGTCGCCTTCGGGCAGGGGGGGTTGTTGGCGTAGTGCGGCACGTGTACCCAGAACGAGACCGCGTCCACCTCCGCGCGGGCGCAGGCGTCCTGCAGCACTCCGACGATCCCGGTGGGACCGTCGTACCGGGTGGGGACGAGCTGGAGCCGCTGTGCCGCCTCCTTCTCCGACGCGGTCCCGCTGATCGGCAACGGCCGGGTGTACGGCACGTCGGCGAGCAGAGCGCCGAGCAGCACCACCCGGTTGACCTCCAGACTGTGGCACAGCTCCAGGACCTGTTCGCAGAAGGTACGCCAGCGCATGCTCGGTTCGATCCCGTGGATCAGCACCACGTCCCGGTCGGTGCCTTCCGGGCTGGCCACCATGAACCGGGTCGTCGGCCACTCGATACGGCGCGCGTCGCCGCTGGAGCCGGTAATGGTCGGCCGGCTGACCTGGAAGTCGTAGAAGTCCTCCGGGTCTAGCGCGGCGATCTCCCGGGCCTGCCAGACCTCCTGCAGGTGCTCGACGGCCGCGGTGGAGGCGTCCGCGGCGTCGTTCCAGCCTTCGAACGCGGCGATAGCCACCGGTGACCGCAGCACCGGCAGACCGTCGAACTCGGTCACCGGGCCTCCTCGCCGTCATACCGACCTGGCAGCATGCTCGCGGTCGTTGCGACTACTCGTCGACGTCTGGGTGCGGGGTAGTTGTCGTGCCTCACCCTGTCAGCCTACGTGCCGGCCGACGACCCGGCCCGGTGGCCGCGCCGGCTCCACCGTCGGCCTGATCCGCATACCGACGCCGTACGTATTGCGCAACTGGGGCAGCATGGACCGCAGACGGCCACGCGTCGCCGTCCGACAACTGAGCGAGGAGGCCGGTATGCGTCAGCCCGGCGACCGTGTCCGCAGCCGGTTTCAGCTGGTGGCGTTGTGTGCCGCCGTCGTCGCGGCGGCGGCCTGCGCCGCGGTGCCGCTGCCCGACGCCGGGCCGGGTGAACCCAACCAGCCGGCGGTGCCCGGGGGCGGTGCCACCGGGGCGGCCGACGGGTCACTCGACGGCACCGACACGGTCGAGGAGTTCGAGCAGGACATCGCGGGGGCCGAAGCTCTCGCCGACCAGTACTGGTCGCAGCGGTTCGCCGGGTTCGGCGCGGCGTTCGAGCCGATCGGGCAGGCGATCGCCTACCAACGCGACGGCGAACTGAGCTGCGGCGACCAGCTCATTCCGCGCAACAACGCGGTCTACTGCCTGACCAGCGGGTCCGAGTTCATCGCCTACGATGCGAACTGGGCATTCGATGTCTTCCAGACGGTCGGCGACTCGTTCCTGTTCTACCTCATCGGCCATGAATACGCGCACGGCATCCAGGTGCGGCTGGATCTGGAGTACCGGTTCAGCATCCAGCGGGAGCTGGCCGCCGACTGTCTGGCCGGGGCCTATCTCGGTGACTCGGTACGCGACGGCACGCTGCAGCTCGACGACGGTGACCTGGAGGAGTTCCAACGCGGTCTGGCGAGCGTGGCGGACGATCCCGACCAACCGTGGTTCGAGGAGGGCTCGCACGGCACCGCCGACCAGCGGAGCGCAGCCTTCTTCAACGGGTATGACCGGTCGCTGGCCGGGTGTGACCTGACCTGACTCACGCCGGCCGGCGACCTGCGCCGTCGCCGTCGCCGGCTGGGCGACAGCGCTGTGATCAGGCAGGATCGTGGGACAACCCGTCGTTCCCGGACCAGGGAGGTTCCGCTGAATACCCCGCCACCCGCCGCCGTCCTGTTCGACATGGACGGAACGTTGATCGACAGCGAGAAGCTCTGGGACGTGGCCCTGCGGGAGCTGGCCGTGCACTACGGCGGGCAACTGTCCGCCGAGGCGCGGTTGGCGATGGTGGGTTCGGACATGGCCACCACGATGGGGCTGCTGCATGAGGACCTGGACCAGCCGTGGCGGGACCCGGCGGCCGGCGCAGCCTGGCTGACCCGTCGGGTCACCGCCCTGTTCAGCGTCGGCCTACCGGCCCGGCCGGGCGCCTTCGAGCTGGTCCGGGCCGTCCGGGCGGCCGGCATCCGTACCGCGCTGGTCACCTCGACCGAACGTGCCCTGGTCGACGTGGCGCTGCACACCATCGGGCGGCACAACTTCGACGTGGTGTGCTGCGGCGACGAGGTGCCGGCGACCAAACCCGATCCGGCCCCGTACCTGGCCGCTGCAGCCGCCCTCGGCGTGTCGGCGACGGACTGCGTGGCGGTCGAGGATTCCCCGGCTGGGGTGGCCAGCGCGCACGCCGCCGGGGCGGCGGTGCTCGCGGTGCCGGCCGAGGCGGCGTTCCCGGTGCCGGACCGGGTCCAGGTACGGGCCAGTCTGTGCGACGTGACGGTGGCCGATCTGACCGCGCTGCTCGCCGCGTACCGGGCCGATCTGCCCGTGGCGGCCGGTTGACGGGCAGCCCGGTTCGGGCTGCCCGTCAACCGGCCTGGTCGGTCACTCGTGCGAGATCGCCTGCAGTACGTTCAACCGGGACGCCCGCCAGGCCGGCCACCAGGCAGCGACCACGCCGGCCAGCGCGGCGGCGACGACGAACCCGACGAGTTGGCCGACCGGCACGCTGACCACCGACAGCACGTCCTGGCTGCGCATTGCGAACGACGCGGCCAGTCCGAGCGCCACGCCCAACGCCACACCGAGCAG
Proteins encoded:
- a CDS encoding SCO1664 family protein, whose protein sequence is METGRQPAVDRDATVLRLLRTGEMRLEGQLIDASNTTLRAVIEADGTAIRCVYKPVRGERPLWDFPDGTLAGREVAAHLVAQALGWPLVPPTVLRDGPIGPGACQLWIDEPDGSVPLVDFVAADQVPTDWLPVAAARDTDGRPYALAHADDPRLARLAVFDVLVNNADRKGGHVLAGTDNQVYGVDHGLCFHVDDKLRTVLWGWSGRPLPPEAGSALRQLRTAVDAKLGGQLASLLTQAEVTQLGGRVDALIEAGCFPPPPATRSAIPWPPM
- a CDS encoding MSMEG_4193 family putative phosphomutase; this translates as MATLVLLRHGRTTANAAGGLAGRQPVELDETGQEQARAVGARLAGLPWAQVVSSPLVRCRQTLALTVPEATPAIDDGLIECGYGEWEGQSLRSLVKQPLWRVVQEHPSAAVFPGGEALAAVAARAVAAVRHWNGVVDAERGPDALWLACTHGDVIKAIVADALGLHLDLFQRIVADPASLTVIRYTATRPFLVRLNDTGGDLAGLVPAKQRRPRRRGGSADSDSDAAVGGGAGAGGRDRQ
- a CDS encoding GntR family transcriptional regulator, with the protein product MQVNPGAAEVPHRQIADLIRERIRRGEWAPGERLPAIPALAEMYGVAKQTAQRTVDQLRVEGLLITKPGSGTFVRGTRRRLNRLARGRYGGHRGYHADLAARYRQQLTEVGRAPAVPEVADAFGVTDGTELIVRRHLVRTEDSPVEVGASWFRVADAAGTSLERAEPFGRPTYQEAEEVTGRRYVWARDVLSARQPSRQEAQLLRIRPDTPVLHLLHVAYDGDRRPIEVAQATWPGPVTTLTEEYRVPAPMPDPDPDPGLVLG
- a CDS encoding undecaprenyl-diphosphate phosphatase, whose amino-acid sequence is MSWVEVIVLGVVQGLTEFLPISSSAHLRITSALFFEADAGASFTAVTQLGTEAAVLLYFAKDIWRITRTWVVGIWDPSVRGEPDYRMGWYVIVGSIPIGVIGLLFKDQIRDGLRNLWITATVLIVFALVLAVAEYLGRQTRTLERLTLRDGVVMGFAQAMALIPGVSRSGGTLTAGLLLNLTREAAARFSFLLAIPAVVMSGLFSLPDVFDPQGRAPTAAQMVVATAIAFVVGYAAIAWLLRYVAHHTLYAFVLYRVALGSLVMALLVTGTISAT
- a CDS encoding lytic polysaccharide monooxygenase; this translates as MPSLTVTPWAPLRRVLTVAAVAALLFTTALADVAAAHGSSIAPPSRNYGCYERWASDFQNPRMATEDPMCWQAWQADSTAMWNWNSLYIDGVNGQHQAHIPDGQLCSAGNTGGVRYAALDQPGNWRAANVGTNFTLTYHDQALHGADYHLVYVTRQGFNPLTQRLRWSDLELVWTTDGADPGEGTRTSNPNLNGVSVDIPVSAPGRTGRHIVYLIWKASHADQTYYFCSDVNFGGTPAPTTAPPTTPAPGGCTATFSIVATWQGGFQAEVRVTAGGTPISRWTLNWTNPTGQQVTQAWNATVSSNGSAVTATNVSYNGSIGSGASTSFGLLGSATGTPVAPTLTCTPN
- a CDS encoding PAC2 family protein, whose amino-acid sequence is MTEFDGLPVLRSPVAIAAFEGWNDAADASTAAVEHLQEVWQAREIAALDPEDFYDFQVSRPTITGSSGDARRIEWPTTRFMVASPEGTDRDVVLIHGIEPSMRWRTFCEQVLELCHSLEVNRVVLLGALLADVPYTRPLPISGTASEKEAAQRLQLVPTRYDGPTGIVGVLQDACARAEVDAVSFWVHVPHYANNPPCPKATLALLHRVEDVLDLPVPMADMAEEAAKWEARVRTTAEQDAELGEYVRELEERVGDAGIQPLTGDEIAQEFEKYLRRRGGSAGPTAGSW
- a CDS encoding methyltransferase, with amino-acid sequence MLTPTPLMRLVTGFWSFKTLAAAVELNLFTRLAGGRTITVGQLCDEYGLAERPAGTLLAACASLGLLTKQPGSDSYRNAPIAEEFLVAGRPYYFGGQVRYCDERTYLPWHRIGEALRTDRPLTWDPDTQESLFADVDPRILNLFLEAMYAASIFTARALGEAYDFSAHHRLLDLGGGSGAYPIELCRRYPHLRASVYDLLHVVPVAAEKAAAAGLADRIDTVTGDFFVDEKLPQGHDVILLSMILHDWDEPTNRALLTRCHDALPSGGTIVVCELLLNPERTGPPEAALMGMNMLVETEGGRNYSETEYADWLADAGFGSIRTVVFDAPGANGALIARKR
- a CDS encoding DUF3090 domain-containing protein, with translation MTHQVHAFEPPERFVAGTVGPPGERMFFLQARGGGRVVSVALEKVQVSLLAEKLEELLAEAQRRFGVDVPELPTGQSDNEPLETPVDEEFRVGTLGLAFDVDTTTVVIEAIAAGEPEAGLETGDDDGLLDDDDDDDTEDEVDASLDRLRVRLTPAAARGFIDRARRVVAAGRPPCPLCGQPLDPRGHLCPRHNGYHR
- a CDS encoding LLM class F420-dependent oxidoreductase — encoded protein: MRLGLNLGYLTGAGSPADQLALVQEAERLGYTVVWAAEAYGSDSPSLLAWLAGQTSRIDVGSAVMQIPARTPASTAMTAATIDTLSGGRFRLGLGVSGPQVSEGWHGVRFGQPLARTREYVEIVRLAVGRQRVEYAGTHYTLPLPDGPGKVLKLNFRPPRPRIPVYLAAVGPRNLELAGEIADGWLAVFFSPSTAADQLALIAAGRARTGRDLTGFDVVPAVPVVVGDDVAACADLLRGYAALYVGGMGSRTQNFYHQLATRMGFGAAADEVQDHYLAGRLREAAAAVPLEFIDQTALLGPPDRIAQRIGEYAAAGVTTLSVSLFDADTEARLATLRTVARALDVAGVGR
- the mshC gene encoding cysteine--1-D-myo-inosityl 2-amino-2-deoxy-alpha-D-glucopyranoside ligase, which gives rise to MDSWTGHEVPRLPGTGVPLALFDSARRAVAPTRPVDPATMYVCGITPYDATHLGHAATMLAFDLVQRMWRDAGHRVRYVQNVTDVDDPLLERAARDGEDWIVLAMRETALFREDMEALRIIPPDHYVGAVESIPAIAERVGALLDRGAGYRLADGTGDVYFDVAAAPRFGYESNLSREQMLTFAAERGGDPQRPGKRDPLDPLLWRGARDGEPAWDGGALGPGRPGWHIECAVIALGLLGDRIDVQGGGNDLLFPHHECSAAHAEVLTGTGPFAAHYAHAGMIGLNGEKMSKSRGNLVFVSRLRGDGVPPMALRLALISGHYRADRQWTDDTLKSGQQRWHRWREAARCDAGPSGAELLAGVRGRLADDLDTPGALALIDEWADHALAGTGADPQAPTLMAETCDALLGVRLHD